A window of the Desulfobacula toluolica Tol2 genome harbors these coding sequences:
- a CDS encoding efflux RND transporter permease subunit, whose product MNIISFFINKPVTVAVGVIMTVMFGLIGLQRLPVQLTPDVETPLITVNTTWYGATPYEIEKEIIEKQEKVLKGLQGLTKMESSSYNGLGEITLSFKIGTDLDDALLRVSNKMAEVGNYPENVNEPIIESSGADSSPIIWMTLKTTHENKNHINQFKTFFEDNVRQHLERINGVGSLLVFGGTDTTLDVIIDAQKMARYNVSINQIITSIRYANQNISAGILGMSKKNYRIRTINQFQTPEDALDVVIFDDGIKRVYLRDVAKVEKGYKKEAASVLTNGVQVIVVGVKKEKGANVLSMTDAVEKAVIKLNSTILADNNLNLEIVYDQRPYINTATDLVKRNIVIGSLLAIGVLLLFLRSVRTTLITGIAIPISAIGCFIFLWLLGRNLNVVSMAGISFAVGMLVDNSIVVLENVDRHRKTGKSAFDAAYEGTKEVWGAVLASTATTVAVFLPVIFIQEEAGQLFRDIAIAITSSIFLSLIVSVSVIPTLFHLFYKKRNDIKTNRLQKSIVGPFLSGIIMKLSNLSMKNTITRLATIIVFTSLSIGLTSWLLPSAEYLPQGNRNLILNILIPPPGYSVEKLKSMGKNIYKQTQPYFEEDDKEGFPMIKHMFFVGADRITLFGGISTHETRARELIPLFTRVMGDIPGVFGVSIQTGIFESDIGKGRTVDVNISGENIQDILQAAYALFGTIQSKMQNTQVRPVPSLEASYPEVQIIPNKEKLAANGLTPEELGVYVDILMDGRKIEEYRPEGIKQVDLVLKGRDSFGTSPEDILNSTIVNSFGDLIRVRDVAQVSYSEGMPQINHLERNRTITLQVTPPADLALQSAMELIENEIIPSVKETGTLKTVNVSVGGNADKLVETRKALQWNLLLALIITYLLMAALFENFLYPFIILFTIPLAAAGGLVGLWAVNNFIAPQGFDVLSMLGFIILIGTVVNNAILIVHQSLNNVRYNGLAGKYAVADAVKTRIRPIFMSATTSLLAMLPMVLSTGSGSELYRGLGSILLGGLALSTVFTLFVIPSLLVFIIGFETSKTI is encoded by the coding sequence ATGAATATCATCAGTTTTTTTATCAACAAACCGGTAACCGTGGCAGTGGGCGTTATCATGACGGTCATGTTCGGACTGATCGGACTCCAAAGACTTCCGGTCCAGCTGACACCGGATGTTGAAACTCCTTTGATTACCGTGAATACGACCTGGTATGGCGCAACACCATATGAAATTGAAAAAGAAATCATTGAAAAACAGGAAAAAGTACTGAAAGGTCTGCAGGGACTCACCAAAATGGAAAGTTCCAGTTACAACGGCTTAGGTGAAATCACCCTGTCCTTTAAAATCGGTACAGACCTGGATGACGCGCTGCTCAGAGTATCCAATAAAATGGCAGAGGTCGGCAATTATCCGGAAAACGTAAACGAACCCATCATAGAATCTTCCGGGGCTGACAGCTCGCCCATCATCTGGATGACCCTTAAAACAACACATGAAAACAAGAATCATATCAATCAATTCAAAACATTTTTTGAGGATAATGTCCGGCAACACCTGGAACGTATTAACGGTGTAGGCTCCCTTCTGGTATTTGGCGGCACTGACACCACTCTGGATGTAATTATTGATGCCCAGAAAATGGCCCGCTATAATGTGTCCATAAACCAGATCATCACATCCATACGCTATGCAAACCAGAATATTTCCGCAGGCATTCTCGGCATGTCCAAAAAAAATTACCGCATCCGAACCATAAACCAGTTTCAAACTCCTGAGGATGCCCTTGATGTGGTTATTTTTGATGACGGAATCAAACGGGTCTATCTGCGGGATGTGGCAAAGGTTGAAAAAGGGTATAAAAAAGAAGCTGCTTCAGTTCTGACCAATGGAGTGCAGGTAATTGTAGTGGGTGTAAAAAAGGAAAAAGGGGCCAATGTTTTAAGCATGACAGATGCCGTGGAAAAAGCTGTTATAAAGCTGAACAGCACCATCCTTGCCGACAACAACCTGAACCTGGAAATAGTATATGATCAACGTCCTTACATTAATACAGCAACCGACCTGGTTAAACGCAATATAGTCATCGGAAGTCTTTTGGCAATCGGTGTTCTTCTGCTGTTTTTAAGAAGTGTCAGGACAACGCTGATCACAGGCATTGCAATTCCCATTTCAGCTATAGGCTGTTTTATCTTTCTCTGGCTGCTGGGAAGAAACCTTAATGTTGTGAGCATGGCGGGAATATCATTTGCCGTGGGCATGCTGGTGGACAACTCCATTGTGGTGCTTGAAAATGTAGACCGGCACCGCAAAACCGGCAAAAGCGCTTTTGACGCCGCATATGAAGGGACAAAAGAGGTATGGGGCGCGGTTCTTGCTTCCACAGCCACAACTGTTGCCGTATTTTTACCGGTCATCTTTATCCAGGAAGAGGCAGGGCAGTTGTTCCGTGACATCGCCATTGCCATTACATCTTCCATTTTCCTGAGTCTCATTGTTTCTGTTTCCGTTATTCCCACACTGTTTCACCTGTTTTACAAAAAAAGAAACGACATCAAGACCAACCGTCTGCAAAAAAGCATTGTAGGCCCTTTTCTGTCCGGCATAATAATGAAACTCAGCAACCTGAGCATGAAAAACACCATTACCCGGCTGGCAACCATTATTGTGTTTACCAGCCTGTCCATTGGCCTGACATCATGGCTGCTTCCCAGTGCAGAATATCTGCCCCAGGGCAATAGAAATCTTATTTTGAATATTCTCATTCCGCCACCTGGTTATTCAGTGGAAAAACTCAAAAGCATGGGCAAAAACATATACAAGCAAACCCAGCCGTATTTTGAAGAAGACGACAAAGAAGGATTTCCCATGATCAAGCATATGTTTTTTGTGGGCGCTGACCGTATCACGCTGTTTGGCGGGATCAGCACCCATGAAACCCGTGCCAGGGAACTGATCCCTCTTTTTACCAGGGTAATGGGGGACATTCCGGGGGTTTTCGGCGTCAGTATTCAAACCGGTATTTTTGAATCAGATATTGGAAAAGGCAGAACCGTGGATGTCAATATTTCAGGAGAAAACATTCAAGATATTCTCCAGGCGGCATATGCCCTGTTCGGCACCATACAATCAAAAATGCAAAACACACAGGTCCGCCCGGTTCCGTCCCTTGAAGCCAGCTATCCCGAGGTGCAAATCATCCCAAACAAAGAAAAACTTGCAGCCAACGGCCTTACACCGGAAGAGTTGGGTGTTTATGTCGATATTCTAATGGATGGCCGTAAAATCGAAGAATACCGTCCAGAGGGAATCAAACAGGTTGATCTGGTACTCAAAGGCAGGGATTCGTTTGGCACCTCACCAGAGGATATTTTAAACAGCACCATTGTCAACAGCTTTGGAGACCTGATCCGGGTCAGGGATGTGGCACAAGTATCATACAGCGAGGGAATGCCACAGATAAATCACCTGGAACGAAACAGGACCATTACCCTCCAGGTAACACCGCCTGCCGATCTGGCCCTGCAAAGCGCCATGGAACTCATTGAAAATGAGATTATTCCTTCTGTAAAAGAAACAGGAACACTGAAAACCGTTAATGTGTCTGTGGGCGGCAATGCAGATAAACTTGTGGAAACCCGCAAGGCCCTTCAATGGAACCTGCTTCTGGCTTTGATAATCACCTATCTTTTGATGGCGGCCTTATTTGAAAACTTTTTATATCCCTTTATCATTCTTTTTACCATTCCTCTGGCTGCGGCAGGCGGTCTTGTCGGGCTTTGGGCCGTCAACAACTTTATTGCTCCCCAGGGGTTTGATGTTCTGAGTATGCTGGGATTTATCATTTTAATCGGTACGGTTGTCAACAATGCCATTCTCATTGTCCACCAATCTTTAAATAATGTCCGCTATAACGGACTTGCGGGGA
- a CDS encoding efflux RND transporter periplasmic adaptor subunit, giving the protein MRGSMRILQLLLIMAFIHGSMVYAQEPPPAKVVISKIMFQEVAQNRSFIGTLYYERISYVSSEVSGLVTRIDVSTGDRITKTSPLVHLDTEILEKEIVLHQNQVEQAELSINHSKKNYQRMASLYKKSTIREKDYDDAEFVYQEAVLKKYAAQKTLEKLLIQKRKSVINAPFDGIILEKNVDSGDWVQQGKILISIGSVNDLFIKVPIAETLLKFIFVGQKVPVTINAYNKKLTGTIDNLIPIADPKTKNVFLKIRIPMLEKVAQNMSATVFISTGTPQKLAMIPRDALIKFQGNDFVYTIREKKAAMLPVSIVTYLGNSVGANNAHFTDGLPIIVEGNERLRPGQSVVIVGTN; this is encoded by the coding sequence ATGAGAGGATCTATGCGTATTTTACAACTCCTGTTGATTATGGCCTTTATCCATGGTTCAATGGTTTATGCTCAAGAGCCGCCCCCTGCAAAAGTAGTCATCTCAAAAATCATGTTTCAAGAAGTAGCCCAAAACCGTTCTTTTATCGGCACACTTTATTATGAACGTATAAGCTATGTATCTTCAGAAGTTTCAGGGCTGGTCACCCGTATTGATGTCAGTACAGGTGACAGGATTACCAAAACAAGCCCTTTGGTTCACCTGGACACTGAAATACTTGAAAAAGAGATTGTCCTCCATCAAAATCAAGTTGAGCAGGCAGAGCTTAGTATCAATCATTCAAAAAAAAATTATCAGCGAATGGCGTCTTTGTATAAAAAAAGCACGATCAGGGAAAAAGATTATGATGATGCAGAGTTTGTTTATCAAGAGGCTGTTTTAAAAAAATACGCTGCACAAAAAACCCTGGAAAAACTGCTGATCCAAAAAAGAAAAAGCGTTATTAATGCGCCGTTTGACGGCATTATTCTTGAAAAAAATGTGGATTCAGGTGACTGGGTTCAGCAGGGAAAAATTTTGATCAGTATCGGGTCGGTCAATGATCTTTTTATCAAAGTACCAATAGCTGAAACCTTGTTAAAATTTATTTTTGTGGGTCAAAAAGTACCGGTCACCATCAATGCCTATAACAAAAAACTCACCGGAACCATTGATAATCTAATTCCCATAGCAGATCCAAAAACCAAAAACGTATTCTTGAAAATACGCATTCCCATGTTGGAAAAAGTGGCCCAGAACATGTCGGCCACGGTGTTTATTTCCACCGGCACCCCGCAAAAACTGGCCATGATCCCAAGAGATGCATTAATAAAATTCCAGGGAAATGATTTTGTTTATACCATCAGGGAAAAAAAAGCAGCCATGCTGCCGGTCAGCATAGTGACCTATCTGGGGAACAGTGTTGGCGCTAACAATGCACATTTTACAGATGGCCTGCCAATAATTGTTGAGGGAAATGAAAGGCTTCGGCCGGGCCAGTCTGTTGTCATTGTCGGAACCAATTAA
- the ispF gene encoding 2-C-methyl-D-erythritol 2,4-cyclodiphosphate synthase — MTIPGIKIGSGYDVHRLVPDRKLIIGGVNIEFHLGLEGHSDADVLIHAVCDAVLGAAGLGDIGDHFPDTDQKYKGISSMTLLEICSAKLNKAGYEISNMDCIVFAQVPRISPYKKKMEANIARVLNMDSNLVNVKATTTEKLGFVGKEQGIAAQCTLLAISKTKIVK, encoded by the coding sequence ATGACAATACCCGGAATTAAAATAGGATCAGGATATGATGTTCACAGGCTTGTGCCGGACAGAAAGCTGATTATCGGCGGTGTGAATATTGAGTTTCATTTGGGTCTTGAAGGCCATTCAGATGCAGATGTGTTGATTCATGCGGTGTGTGATGCTGTTCTGGGTGCTGCAGGTCTTGGTGATATAGGAGATCATTTTCCTGATACAGATCAAAAATACAAAGGGATTTCAAGTATGACCCTGCTTGAAATATGTTCTGCAAAGCTAAATAAGGCAGGATATGAAATATCCAATATGGATTGCATAGTGTTTGCACAGGTTCCCAGGATCAGTCCGTACAAGAAAAAAATGGAAGCAAACATTGCAAGGGTGTTGAACATGGATTCAAACCTTGTAAATGTAAAGGCTACCACAACTGAAAAGTTGGGGTTTGTTGGAAAAGAGCAGGGCATTGCCGCCCAATGTACTTTATTGGCAATCAGTAAAACAAAAATAGTAAAATAA
- the cysS gene encoding cysteine--tRNA ligase yields the protein MSLKVYNTLHGRKEEFVPLNEGKVKMYVCGPTVYDTSHIGHARSVVVFDTILRWLQELEYEVTYVRNFTDVDDKIIKKSNETGEACSAITEKYIDEFHNEMDALNVLRPTVEPKATEHIRHIIDFIQMLIDKGKAYPVEGGDVYFSIDSFKEYGKLSGRNPDDMRAGARIAVDDKKKSPLDFSLWKPAKPGEPCWESPWGKGRPGWHIECSAMSYEYLGEGFDIHGGGKDLIFPHHENELAQSEAVFGRQFVKYWIHNGFVDINNEKMSKSLGNFTMIKEVLDTYSPEVIRMFLLSNHYRSPIDYSEDSMREVSMGLDRIYAFLERLENAGVSLYESQLDGSRIDGSRKGELWNDFCAAMNDDFNSAKAIACVFEAVKKGNRLLDDANDSPGADLLETLNLFYNDIHAISNVLGIFLLDSKSYFKAKKEKGMADMAIDPAQIEAFIQERVDARKNKDFARADEIRDHLQSINVVLEDGPQGTTWRFE from the coding sequence ATGAGTTTAAAAGTATACAATACATTACATGGCAGAAAAGAAGAATTTGTACCCTTGAATGAAGGCAAAGTAAAAATGTATGTATGCGGCCCCACCGTATATGATACAAGCCACATCGGCCATGCCCGTTCCGTTGTCGTGTTTGACACGATTCTCAGATGGCTTCAGGAACTTGAATATGAGGTCACTTATGTCAGGAATTTTACAGATGTGGATGATAAGATCATTAAAAAATCCAATGAGACAGGTGAAGCTTGTTCTGCCATTACAGAAAAATATATTGATGAATTCCACAATGAAATGGATGCTCTCAACGTATTAAGGCCCACTGTTGAACCCAAGGCCACCGAGCATATCCGGCACATTATTGATTTTATTCAGATGTTGATTGATAAAGGCAAAGCCTATCCTGTTGAGGGCGGAGACGTCTATTTTTCCATTGATTCTTTTAAGGAGTATGGAAAGCTTTCCGGCAGGAATCCCGATGACATGAGGGCAGGGGCCAGGATTGCCGTGGATGATAAAAAAAAGAGTCCTCTGGATTTTTCTTTGTGGAAGCCGGCAAAGCCGGGAGAACCTTGCTGGGAAAGCCCATGGGGCAAGGGACGTCCAGGTTGGCATATTGAGTGTTCTGCCATGAGTTATGAATATCTGGGAGAAGGGTTTGATATCCATGGGGGCGGCAAGGATTTGATTTTTCCCCACCATGAAAACGAACTGGCACAGAGTGAGGCGGTATTTGGCCGTCAATTTGTTAAATATTGGATTCACAACGGGTTTGTGGACATCAACAATGAAAAAATGTCAAAATCCCTGGGCAATTTCACCATGATCAAGGAAGTTCTGGATACCTATTCTCCCGAGGTTATCCGAATGTTTCTTTTGTCCAATCATTACAGAAGTCCCATTGATTACAGCGAAGATTCCATGCGGGAAGTTTCCATGGGTCTGGACAGAATTTATGCTTTTCTGGAGAGACTGGAAAATGCCGGTGTCAGCCTTTATGAGTCTCAACTTGACGGCTCTCGGATTGACGGCTCCCGGAAAGGAGAGCTGTGGAATGATTTTTGTGCTGCCATGAATGATGATTTTAATTCAGCCAAGGCCATAGCCTGTGTCTTTGAAGCGGTTAAAAAAGGTAACAGGCTGCTGGATGATGCAAATGACAGTCCTGGTGCAGATCTTCTTGAAACCTTGAATCTTTTCTATAACGACATTCATGCCATTTCCAATGTTCTGGGCATATTTTTACTGGATTCTAAATCCTATTTTAAGGCTAAAAAAGAAAAGGGTATGGCAGATATGGCCATTGATCCAGCTCAAATTGAAGCGTTTATTCAGGAGCGGGTGGATGCCCGTAAAAACAAGGATTTTGCAAGGGCGGATGAGATCAGGGACCATCTTCAAAGCATTAATGTTGTCCTTGAAGATGGCCCTCAGGGAACCACATGGCGATTTGAATAA
- a CDS encoding glutamine--tRNA ligase/YqeY domain fusion protein, with the protein MEEEIKKTHFIESIIKEDIKNNKNNGQVLTRFPPEPNGYLHIGHAKSICLNFNMASQFNGKCNLRFDDSNPTKEKQVYIDSIKSTVSWLGFEFGTPLFASDYFDRLHDFAVQLIKKGKAYVCSLKADEIREYRGTLTEPGKNSPYRDRSIEENLRLFARMKNGEFDEGEHTLRAKIDMASPNINLRDPIIYRVKKASHPRTGDQWCIYPMYDFTHCLSDAMEGITHSLCSLEFEDHRPLYDWILDELETPCHPRQIEFARMNINFTILSKRKLQRLVEENHVQGWDDPRLPTLEGMKRRGYTPESIRKFCNIIGISKKDSRIDMGLLESCLRDDLNEKAPRVMGVLRPLKVTIENYPDDLTEELVAKNHPQNEKMGTRTIAFSKTIYVEQDDFMENPPKKFFRLGPGREVRLRYAYLVTCKDIVKDEAGNVIELICTYDPQTKGGNAPDGRKVKGTIHWVNANDCIEAKVRLYDRLFKDENPEQDKQDFIENLNPHSLEELESCKLEKILALATPETVYQFERLGYFCPDSKSMDAKDPDSENQNNKNPDAEHPGSNDAATGQIVFNRTVTLRDAWAKMKKK; encoded by the coding sequence ATGGAAGAAGAAATCAAAAAAACACATTTTATCGAATCGATTATCAAAGAAGATATAAAAAACAATAAAAATAACGGTCAAGTACTCACACGTTTTCCTCCTGAACCCAATGGATATCTTCATATCGGGCATGCAAAATCCATTTGTCTGAATTTCAATATGGCAAGTCAGTTTAACGGCAAATGTAATTTAAGATTTGATGACTCCAACCCGACAAAAGAAAAACAGGTCTATATTGATTCCATCAAATCAACCGTCAGCTGGCTGGGATTTGAATTTGGAACCCCTTTATTTGCATCCGACTATTTTGACAGGCTTCATGATTTCGCTGTTCAGCTGATTAAAAAAGGCAAAGCCTATGTGTGCAGCCTTAAGGCAGACGAAATCAGAGAATATCGAGGCACCCTGACAGAACCAGGTAAAAACAGCCCTTACAGGGACAGATCAATTGAAGAGAACTTAAGACTGTTTGCCCGGATGAAAAACGGTGAATTTGATGAGGGTGAGCATACCCTGCGGGCAAAAATAGATATGGCTTCGCCCAACATCAATCTTCGTGATCCAATCATTTACAGGGTAAAAAAAGCCTCCCACCCCAGGACAGGGGATCAGTGGTGCATCTACCCCATGTATGATTTTACCCATTGTCTTTCCGATGCCATGGAAGGCATTACCCACTCTTTGTGCAGTCTTGAATTTGAAGATCACAGGCCCTTGTATGACTGGATTTTAGATGAACTTGAAACCCCATGCCATCCCAGGCAGATTGAATTTGCAAGAATGAATATCAACTTTACCATTTTGAGCAAACGCAAACTTCAGCGGCTTGTGGAAGAAAACCATGTCCAGGGATGGGATGACCCAAGGCTTCCAACTCTTGAAGGCATGAAAAGGAGAGGATATACGCCTGAATCCATCAGGAAATTCTGCAATATTATCGGCATTTCCAAAAAAGACAGCCGAATTGATATGGGGCTTTTGGAAAGCTGCCTGAGAGACGACCTGAACGAAAAAGCCCCCAGAGTCATGGGTGTATTAAGACCCTTGAAAGTCACTATTGAAAATTATCCCGATGACCTGACAGAAGAGCTTGTAGCTAAAAATCACCCTCAGAATGAAAAAATGGGCACACGAACCATAGCTTTTTCCAAAACCATCTATGTGGAACAAGATGATTTCATGGAAAATCCGCCCAAAAAATTCTTCCGCCTGGGTCCAGGCCGGGAAGTGAGGTTACGATATGCCTATCTTGTGACCTGCAAGGATATTGTAAAGGACGAAGCAGGCAATGTAATAGAATTGATCTGCACCTATGATCCGCAAACAAAAGGGGGAAACGCCCCTGACGGAAGAAAAGTCAAAGGCACCATTCACTGGGTCAATGCCAATGACTGCATTGAGGCAAAGGTACGGCTCTATGACCGTCTGTTCAAAGATGAGAACCCGGAACAGGACAAACAGGATTTTATTGAAAACTTAAATCCCCATTCCCTGGAAGAACTTGAATCCTGCAAACTGGAAAAAATTCTTGCTCTGGCAACCCCTGAAACCGTATACCAGTTTGAACGTCTGGGATACTTTTGCCCTGATTCTAAAAGTATGGACGCTAAAGATCCGGATTCTGAAAATCAGAATAATAAAAACCCGGACGCCGAACATCCGGGTTCAAACGATGCCGCAACCGGCCAGATCGTGTTTAACAGGACCGTGACTTTAAGGGATGCCTGGGCAAAGATGAAAAAAAAATAA
- a CDS encoding ABC-F family ATP-binding cassette domain-containing protein, whose product MICTTNVTLAYGKRVLFKDVNIKFAPGNCYGLIGANGAGKSTFLKILSGDIESDTGTVSVGSGERIAVLRQDHFAFDEETILNTVIMGYEKLYKIMIQRDAIYAKPDFSEADGIRSGELEIEFGEMNGYEAESEAAVLLNSLGISEDLHEKKMKELEGGEKVRVLLAQALFGNPDILLLDEPTNNLDIKSIAWLEDFLYRFQNTVIVVSHDRHFMNQVCTHIADIDFSKICVYVGNYDFWYQASRLNLRQKQAENKKVTDRANELKAFIQRFSSNASKSKQATSRKKLLEKLTLEDMPVSSRKYPFICFKPERSCGNVILEVENLTKTIDGEKVLNNVSFTVNGGDKIAFVGQNSPAKTTLFQILAGEMEPDSGTFKWGITITRSYFPKEHSTYFKGDQSLIDWLLQFAPPKEGESFARTFLGRMLFSGEEALKKISMLSGGEKVRCMLSKMMLSQSNALILDEPTNHLDLESITALNDSLVKFQEVILFTSHDHEFVNSVANRIIEITPGEVIDRLMTFDEYIESNEVAKIRESMI is encoded by the coding sequence ATGATTTGCACAACCAACGTCACCCTCGCCTATGGCAAGAGAGTTCTGTTCAAAGATGTCAATATAAAATTTGCACCGGGCAATTGTTACGGACTTATCGGTGCCAATGGTGCAGGAAAGTCAACATTCTTAAAAATTCTTTCAGGTGATATTGAATCAGACACAGGAACCGTCTCAGTTGGTTCCGGGGAAAGGATCGCAGTGTTACGGCAGGATCACTTTGCCTTTGATGAAGAAACGATTTTAAACACGGTTATCATGGGATATGAAAAACTGTATAAAATCATGATACAAAGAGATGCGATTTATGCCAAACCCGATTTTTCCGAAGCAGACGGAATACGGTCCGGTGAGCTTGAGATAGAATTCGGGGAGATGAACGGCTATGAGGCAGAATCTGAAGCCGCAGTTCTTTTAAACAGCCTGGGAATCAGCGAAGATTTGCATGAAAAAAAGATGAAAGAACTCGAAGGCGGGGAAAAAGTAAGGGTTCTTCTTGCCCAGGCCCTGTTCGGGAATCCAGACATCCTGCTTCTGGATGAACCCACCAATAACCTGGACATCAAATCCATTGCCTGGCTTGAGGATTTTCTATACCGTTTCCAGAACACGGTCATCGTGGTATCCCATGACCGTCATTTCATGAATCAGGTGTGTACCCACATTGCAGACATTGATTTTAGTAAAATCTGTGTTTATGTGGGAAATTACGACTTCTGGTATCAGGCAAGCCGCCTGAACCTGAGACAAAAACAGGCGGAAAACAAGAAGGTCACAGACCGGGCCAATGAACTTAAAGCTTTTATCCAGCGATTCAGTTCCAATGCCTCCAAATCAAAGCAGGCCACCTCCCGTAAAAAACTTTTAGAAAAACTCACTTTAGAAGACATGCCGGTGTCGTCAAGAAAATACCCTTTTATTTGCTTTAAGCCGGAACGGTCATGCGGGAATGTGATTCTGGAAGTGGAGAACCTCACCAAAACCATTGATGGTGAAAAAGTATTGAATAATGTAAGCTTTACAGTCAACGGCGGTGATAAAATTGCCTTTGTGGGCCAAAACAGCCCGGCCAAGACAACTCTTTTCCAGATCCTGGCAGGAGAGATGGAACCGGACAGCGGTACGTTCAAATGGGGTATAACCATCACCCGGTCTTATTTTCCCAAAGAACACAGCACCTATTTCAAAGGCGACCAGAGCCTTATCGACTGGCTGTTGCAGTTTGCCCCACCCAAAGAAGGTGAAAGCTTTGCCCGGACATTCCTGGGACGCATGCTATTTTCCGGGGAAGAAGCCTTAAAAAAAATCAGCATGCTCTCTGGTGGAGAAAAGGTACGCTGCATGCTCTCAAAGATGATGCTTTCCCAATCAAATGCCTTGATACTGGATGAACCCACCAACCACCTTGACCTGGAATCAATAACGGCATTAAATGACAGCCTGGTCAAATTCCAGGAGGTGATTCTTTTCACCTCCCACGACCACGAGTTCGTCAATTCCGTGGCAAACCGAATTATCGAAATAACCCCAGGCGAGGTTATTGATCGCCTAATGACCTTTGACGAATATATTGAAAGCAATGAAGTTGCAAAAATCAGGGAATCCATGATCTAA